A window of the Besnoitia besnoiti strain Bb-Ger1 chromosome VI, whole genome shotgun sequence genome harbors these coding sequences:
- a CDS encoding hypothetical protein (encoded by transcript BESB_069310): MPAHNARSSAEGNGPSVAAESAPAGFSAAPSGAACTSSPSLFLRGEVFEHALLTPPRGGQWGVEGVCSYIQAFAKHVGETRRVARKRADFFVALEDWLAFNKAWGSPLGAAGDLASSVLAQPRLLSASQSCASSPLDEEEIHVFWHLFLAVLKVYGASLQPRKADDALSPAPTASSAWCRPRRPPGDPETGAAAEGRQEASRNLRTLTFLSAEESNELALLEMSCSFSFSALLRPSSSCSVSARSSEADGARSDDIFERSCSLPSRASSSAPAALTALDNSLAAAQSGERMDLRALALLLLIQESRIVRAPWNPRTTDDPWRAAPPAGLADGSREASGGTSPAVSALASGGARGESPRYASRETGPQGVADESRLRAFLHQALPALLQTVAACTRELRGRRAREEDEEPGADEWISGAEADVFSLLFACVEGWSVGEAFSGRVFAAHAEADKKERIQRSVFLSWMRRRLVWNDRLYPSRQSLPASSAFFSASTSRLSQFSRVLLVSEAHDRRLTIDEESLGTLNPRDQVLFVNCSECDIFLDAPVSAVKLVNCSNLSLICGRPVGGMVSLYNTQRLEVHAVTFLLQACNTLDAQLFVCSASPPLLCGDTRGIVLAPFDAPLALRDLRKKPTAAEGEPQAASTEESRREESEAAVQEAEEELEIFGRPLSAAATAFAFPLCGGGCGLSSALSASASGASCAAEQTRCTSAGARAAAGSSHIFELLNPKNFTPISLPRASRPPPECRGSSTTSQGDLASSFAPQKQKLDADTACVNDAEEDSREESLFALPEDFTDALFDKQEEVASLQEAMENVNLTESQRETFLQILALMLHDFCKRHSRRTRRLATGQFARHEEVLRSREASTGSIC, encoded by the exons ATGCCGGCTCACAACGCACGAAGCTCTGCAGAGGGCAACGGCCCTTCCgtcgcagcagagagcgctCCGGCGGGGTTTtcggctgcgccttcggGCGCTGCGTGcacttcctcgccgtctttgTTCCTTCGCGGAGAAGTTTTTGAGCACGCGCTCCTCACCCCGCCCCGGGGAGGACAGTGGGGAGTCgagggcgtctgcagctACATCCAGGCGTTTGCCAAGCACGTcggcgagacacgcagagtGGCGCGGAAGCGGGCAGATTTCTTCGTGGCTCTCGAAGACTGGCTTGCCTTCAACAAGGCGTGGGGCTCCCCGCtaggcgccgccggcgacttGGCGTCCTCAGTGCTCGCTCAGCCCCGCTTGCTCAGCGCCAGCCAGagctgcgcgtcttcgccgctggacgaagaggaaatcCACGTGTTTTGGCACCTGTTTCTGGCCGTTCTGAAGGTCTacggcgcgtcgctgcagccgcggaaggcagacgacgccctgtctccggcgcccaccgcgtcctcagcctggtgccgcccacgccgcccgcccgGGGACCCTGagaccggcgccgccgccgagggccGGCAGGAGGCCTCGAGGAACTTGCGAACTCTCACTTTTCTGTCTGCCGAGGAGTCCAACGAGCTCGCGCTCCTGGAGATGTCGTGTTcgttctctttttctgcgttgctgcggccttcgtcctcctgcTCAGTCTCGGCACGGTCCTCGGAGGCCGACGGCGCTCGCAGCGACGACATTTTTGAGCGGAGCTGCAGCCTTCcttcccgcgcctcgtcgtcggcgcccgcggcgctgacgGCCCTCGATAACTCgttggctgcggcgcagagcggcgagaggatggatctgcgggcgctggcgctgcttctgctcaTTCAGGAAAGCCGCATCGTCCGCGCGCCGTGGAACCCGCGAACGACTGACGACCCCTGGAGAGCCGCCccgcctgcgggcctcgCAGACGGCTCCAGagaggccagcggcggcaCGAGTCCAGCGGTGTCTGCGCTCGccagtggaggcgcgcggggcgagtCGCCGAG GTATGCGAGTCGCGAGACAGGCCCGCAGGGTGTCGCGGACgagagccgcctgcgcgctttCCTTCACcaggcgctgcctgcgcttcttcagactgtcgccgcatgcacgcgcgagctgcgaggacggagagcgagggaggaagacgaggaaccCGGCGCTGACGAGTGGATctccggcgccgaggcggacgttttttctcttctctttgcATG CGTCGAGGGCTGGAGCGTCGGCGAGGCGTTTAGCGGCcgtgtcttcgccgcgcatgcagaagcgGACAAGAAGGAGAGAATCCAGCGATCGGTTTTCCTC AGTTGGATGCGGCGTCGGCTAGTGTGGAACGATCGACTCTATCCCTCGCGGCAGAGCCTGCCGGCgagctccgccttcttcagtGCCTCGACCTCACGGCTGTCG CAATTCTCCCGCGTGCTGCTGGTTTCCGAGGCGCACGACAGGCGGCTGACGATCGACGAG GAGAGCCTCGGGACTCTGAACCCGCGCGATCAAGTTCTCTTCGTGAACTGTAGCGAGTGCGATATCTTCCTCGACGCGCC cgtctccgccgtgaAACTTGTCAACTGCTCGAACCTGTCCCTGATCTGCGGGCGCCCTGTCGGGGGGATGGTGTCTCTGTACAACACGCAGCGTCTCGAGGTTCACGCAGTGACTTTCTTGCTTCA AGCCTGCAACACACTCGACGCGCAGCTCTTCGTCTGtagcgcgtcgccgccgcttctctgcggcgacacgcgcggCATAGTGCTCGCTCCATTCGATGCGCCTCTCGCACTTCGAGACTTGCGCAAGAAACCAacagccgcggaaggcgagccgcaggccgcgagcaCGGAGGAGTCTCGACgggaagagagcgaagcggccgtccaggaggcagaggaggaactGGAAATCTTCGG AcgccctctctccgcggcggcaacgGCGTTCGCCTTTCCActgtgcggcggaggctgcggactttcttccgcgttgtctgcctcggcgtcaggcgcttcctgcgcggcggagcagaCAAGATGCACCAGCGCTGGGgctcgggcggcggcgggcagctCGCACATCTTCGAGCTGCTCAATCCGAAGAATTTCACG CCGATTTCTCTGCCGCGggcttcgcgcccgccgccagagTGCCGCGGGTCCTCGACTACCTCGCAGGGCgacctcgcctcctccttcgctccGCAGAAGCAAAAGCTTGACGCCGATACGGCCTGCGTAAACGATGCCGAGGAagacagcagagaggaaagccTTTTTGCGCTTCCGGAGGACTTCACCGACGCTCTGTTCGACAAGCAGGAAGAA gtCGCGAGCCTCCAAGAGGCAATGGAGAACGTGAACTTGACGGAGTCGCAGCGGGAAACGTTTCTTCAGATTCTCGCGCTCATGCTCCA CGACTTCTGCAAGCGCCActcgcggcgcacacgcCGGCTCGCCACGGGGCAGTTCGCGCGGCACGAAGAG GTTCTTCGGTCTAGAGAGGCGAGCACAGGCAGCATCTGCTGA
- a CDS encoding AP2 domain transcription factor AP2XI-5 (encoded by transcript BESB_069320): MQSLLMMDGVVEVTRTQRELENLDEASRIDALSSGSAPNERRFSFRDPCKNEVSRTLRASSQPSDRPPRSRGERSLGTECASFLPSSVLAEPQEAWFGGDSASAAVVAAGGISSIKDSVSRVDAAGAHPALFDPSACLVNTENASGTTAETRGFLREGSFQNRSGEAPCAAQAAQPENCVSPKVDCAASASAGTSVTRRPLLEVSSRQSTDGSPTEVSRSRPAPRLGASFAAASPSPLSGASSSLARLAEESPALRLFAAMQSLEELHDAEASTSLAPPVDGAVAAAPVASPHSGVGAPEEDCAGGSGGGESCLMGSARTGVSPAEAEEGPNCWRKSPPRESPSVPGGGEEDPSSGSVKDDKSGDDRRLEEREEDGEDAAASVKRRKKDDDDDRFSALTSSPSFPAPSPPSSSSSPSQVNPAQEAPVSSPHHPSPGFEEDGPQTRGPVPAWVAVQAAPGAREDDQTDKGSDSAAASMSPGQPSPGPARGAAVGPGAGARAGSVAVAGEKYAQWLDAIYTVCLKIDDLCAKLDPDFPNAMALWEQRGPGIDGARSLFMNGGCPPSGCGGVDLSQRGFDGAGDLQPPFGGVDDYGAGPASSMYSSMGRGAGLGAGNEWNAGGGSLKKRSRKDRPSASSSRPGGNGATSPSSLLSSSLLSSSLLNSRGGGAGGGICCCPSAARQPRPPPPPGRGPEPERRGGRLAARRRRGRHARRPRRHDGPRRGGGGGGNAPMASHYLPSHQLVGAGGGGRDRADPGPASSPESEYEYLLHLPEQEGPNPENATDLKCDVAGVYWDKRSWIASWYEGGKRYYKSFSAKTHGFYRSKYWAIKVRLSKVQNSNLLVNKGSKAKGERGGAAAAHAAAHAAAHAGAGSYGGRNAQADETGGYCSAGGRGPSGTTG; this comes from the exons atgcagtctCTTCTCATGATGGATGGTGTGGTGGAGGTGACAAGAACGCAAAGAGAACTCGAGAACCTGGATGAAGCTAGCAGAATCGACGCCCTTTCcagcggctctgcgcccAACGAGCGACGCTTTTCCTTTCGCGATCCTTGCAAAAACGAAGTCTCGCGCAcactccgcgcctcctcacaGCCTTCCGACCGacctccgcgctcgcgcggagagagaagcctGGGCACTGAGTGCGCCTCTTTCCTGCCTTCTTCAGTTCTTGCAGAGCCGCAAGAGGCGTGGTTTGGAGGGGActcagcctctgcagcagtTGTCGCGGCTGGGGGTATTTCGTCTATTAAAGATTCTGTATCGCGCGTCgatgctgcaggcgcccacCCGGCCCTTTTTGACCCTTCGGCTTGCCTGGTGAACACAGAAAACGCTTCAGGCACGACAGCGGAAACTCGTGGGTTTCTGCGAGAGGGATCCTTCCAGAATCGATCTGGAGAAGCTCCgtgcgctgcgcaggcggcacaGCCAGAGAACTGTGTGTCGCCAAAGGTCGActgcgccgcgagtgcgTCAGCAGGCACATCGGTGACGCGGCGGCCCTTGCTGGAGGTGTCTTCTCGTCAGTCTACAGACGGCAGTCCGACTGAAGTGAGtcgctcgcggcctgcgcctcgccttggtgcgtccttcgccgctgcatcgCCGTCCCCCctcagcggcgcgtcgtcgtccctTGCGAGACTGGCTGAGGAAAGTCCTGCGCTTCGTTTGTTCGCAGCTATGCAGAGCTTGGAAGAGCtccacgacgcagaggcctccaccagcctcgcgccgccagtCGACGGCGCcgttgccgcggcgcccgtcgcgtctccgcacTCCGGCGTGGGGGCCCCAGAGGAGGACTGCGCGGGGGGGTcagggggaggagagagcTGCCTCATGGGCTCCGCACGCACCGGGGTGTCTCCTgcagaggccgaagaggGTCCGAATTGCTGGCGGAAGTCGCCGCCGAGGGAGAGCCCGAGCGTCCCcggggggggcgaggaggaccCCAGCAGTGGCAGTGTGAAGGATGACAAGAGTGGGGACGACAGACGCctggaggagagggaggaggatggcgaggacgccgcggcgtctgtgaagcggcggaagaaagacgacgacgacgatcGCTTCTCTGCCCTcacctcgtcgccctcgtttCCTGCACCTTCCCCGCCAAGCTCCTCCAGCTCGCCCTCTCAGGTGAACCCCGCGCAAGAGgcgccggtctcctcgccgcacCACCCCTCCCCAGGCTTCGAGGAGGACGGCCCCCAGACCCGGGGCCCGGTACCCGCCTGGGTCGCCGTCCAAgctgcgccgggcgcgcgtgAAGACGACCAGACAGACAAAGGCAGCGActcagccgcggcgtcgatgTCCCCGGGGCAGCCGTCCCCGggccccgcgcgcggcgccgccgtgggtCCCGGAgcgggggcgcgggcggggTCCGTCGCAGTCGCCGGAGAAAAGTACGCGCAGTGGCTGGATGCCATCTACACCGTCTGCCTCAAGATCGACGATCTGTGTGCCAAACTTGATCCTGACTTCCCCAACGCAATGGCGCTCTGGGAGCAGCGCGGCCCTGGCATCGACGGAGCCCGATCTCTCTTCATGAACGGCGGATGCCCGCCCAGCGGATGCGGAG GTGTAGACTTGTCTCAGCGGGGTTTCGATGGCGCGGGCGACCTGCAGCCGCCCTTTGGCGGCGTGGACGACTACGGCGCGGGCCCGGCTTCGAGTATGTACTCCTCCATGGGCAGGGGGGCAGGTCTCGGGGCGGGCAACGAGTGgaacgcaggcggcggcagcttgAAGAAGCGCAGCCGGAAGGACcggccgtctgcgtcgtcgtcgcgtcctggcggcaacggcgcgacgtcgccctcgtctctgctctcctcgtctctgctctcctcctcgctgctcaactcgcgcggggggggagcgggggggggaatCTGCTGCTGCCCCTCGGCGGCCAGGCAG CCACGGCCCCCCCCACCACCAGGGCGCGGGCCCGAacccgagcgccgcggcgggcgcctcgccgcacggcggcggcgggggcgccacgcgcggcggccacgGCGGCATGATGGGCCccgccgggggggggggggcggcggcaacgCGCCCATGGCCTCGCACTACCTGCCCTCGCATCAGCTGGTCGGCGcgggtggcggcggccgcgatcGCGCGGACCCAggccctgcgtcgtcgccagaGAGCGAGTACGAGTATCTGCTGCACCTGCCCGAGCAGGAGGGTCCGAATCCGGAGAACGCGACGGACCTGAAGTGCgacgtcgccggcgtctaCTGGGACAAGCGCTCGTGGATCGCCTCCTGGTACGAGGGCGGCAAGCGGTACTACAAGTCCTTCTCGGCCAAGACGCACGGCTTCTACCGCAGCAAGTACTGGGCCATCAAGGTGCGACTCAGCAAGGTGCAGAACAGCAATCTGTTAGTCAACAAGGGCTCCAAGGCCaagggagagcgaggcggagccgccgccgctcacgccgccgcacacgccgccgcacacgccggcgcaggcagctACGGAGGGCGGAACGCGCAGGCCGACGAGACGGGCGGCTACTGCAGCGCGGGCGGAAGGGGCCCTTCAGGTACAACAGGCTGA